From Candidatus Abyssobacteria bacterium SURF_5:
CCCCGCATCCGCGCGAGCACGGCGCGCATGCCGCCCTCGGTTTTCAGCGGATAATAATACATATCAACCGTATGATCTGTTACTTTTGAGTCCTCACAATACGCGCTTTCAAGCGAGGAGCGGATTTGGCCGCGCGAAGCGAAAAAACCGAACCGTTCGCCTACGCCCGGCAGGCGCCCCAATCTCAGCAGGAAAGGCAGTCCCTTGTGCTTTCCCGAGTCCTTCGAGGGATAGCCGGAGGCATCGACCAGAATGAGCTTGCTCACGCGGTCGGGGTACTTGAGCGCCGTGCGCCAGGAGATGTTTCCGCCCATCGAGTTGCCGCAAAGGACGGCGGACTTGATATTAAGAGCGTCCATGAAACCAATCATGAAATCCGCGTAACGGTCAACGGTATACTCGATGGCGGGCTTTTCTGAGAAGCCGAAGCCCTCAAGATCGAGCGAGTACACGCGGTGCTGCTGAGCAATCGCGTCGAGACAGGCGCTCCACGTATAGAGCGATGAAGAAAACCCGTGAATGAAGATGATCGGCTCGTCTTCCTGGCCTTTCGCTACATAATGCGTGCGCACGCCGTTCACATCCACGAAAGCGGCATCTTTTGCGAGGACGCCCAACTCCATGAGCTTCGTCTCGGACAGCGGCCGCGCAATCAGCGGTCCCGCCGCCGCCAGGAGCACCAACGCGCCGATAAGAATTCCCACTGCGATTCCAAATTTTTTCAGCATGTTCTTTCCCCCCAAGATCTGCATTGGCCGCACGATGGTTGCAACGATTCTATCACCACAAGAAAAAGGCGTCAAAAATTTAGTGAACGTTGGCGCCCGAAACGGATTCAGAATTCAATATGTAGCGCAGGCTTCCGGATGTAGCGCAGGCTTTCAGCCTGCAAGGCTTTCTCACAAATTACGGGATGAAGCAGGCAAGATGCCTGCGCTACGGTCACCAAAAGTCTTGGGCCTGAGGACAGCCTGCTAAACCGCCCGGGAAAATGGGAGGCATCCGGAAGGTAGGGCCGAATTCATTCGGCCTCTCTTGCAGTGCAAGCCCGGAGACTGTGCGAATGAATTCACACCTACCGGAAAGCGGTATTCTCCGCAGTTTCCTCTCCTTTCAGGTACGAAATGAAGCAGGCAGGATGCCTCGCTACGGTCGCTAAAAGTCTTGGGCCTGAGGACAGCCTGCTAAACCGCCCGGGAAAATGGGAGGCGCCCGGAAGGTAGGTAGGGCCGAATTCATTCGGCCTCTCCTGCAGTGCTCGGAGACTGTGCGAATGAATTCGCACCTACCGGAAAGCGATTCCCGCCCATTTCGCCGATACTTGGGAGTTGTAATGATTTCGGACCTTAACTTCGCTGTGCGAGACAGGTCTGACCTGGTTTCGGCGCGGTCCGGCTCTATTAATCCGTGTCTTAATATATGCCCTCGATTCGGTGTTTGGCTTCTTTACAAATCCATGCTATAATTCCCTTGGTAATTAAGTAATCGTCGCGGTGAACTGCGGGAAAGCTTGTGGAATACCGAGCGTGGTTTCAATGCATAGGCGGGTGTGACGGAAGGCATCCGCTGAACGAGGTCATCTACAATTGCCCCAAGTGCGGCAACCTGCTCGAGGTGCGCCACGACATGACTGCGCTCCAGAAGAGGAGCAGCGACGAGTGGAGGCGGCTGTTCGATGAGCGCTTCATGAAGACCGAATGGCCGTATGGCAGCTCGGTCTGGGGTAAGAAGGAACTCGTCTGTCCGGCTGTCAAGAACGACAATATCGTCTCGATGTTCGAGGGTGGCAGCAACCTGTTCTGGGCGGAGCGGCTGGGAAAGCAGGTCGGGCTCGAGGACCTGTGGGTGAAGCAGTGCGGCAACAGCCACACCGGCTCATTCAAGGACCTCGGCATGACGGTTCTCGTCTCGATGGTGAAGCAGATGCGGTCGGAAGGCATCCGGATTCCGGCGGTGGCCTGCGCCTCGACCGGCGACACTTCGGCCGCGCTGGCCGCCTATTGCGCGGCGGCGGGCATCTTGGCGATTGTTTTTCTTCCCCGTAACAAGGTCTCGATCCCGCAACTCATTCAGCCGCTGTCGAACGGCGCGATCACGCTCTCGCTCGATACCGACTTTGACGGCTGCATGCGAATGGTGCAGGAAGTCTGCCGGAAAAAC
This genomic window contains:
- a CDS encoding alpha/beta hydrolase, whose protein sequence is MQILGGKNMLKKFGIAVGILIGALVLLAAAGPLIARPLSETKLMELGVLAKDAAFVDVNGVRTHYVAKGQEDEPIIFIHGFSSSLYTWSACLDAIAQQHRVYSLDLEGFGFSEKPAIEYTVDRYADFMIGFMDALNIKSAVLCGNSMGGNISWRTALKYPDRVSKLILVDASGYPSKDSGKHKGLPFLLRLGRLPGVGERFGFFASRGQIRSSLESAYCEDSKVTDHTVDMYYYPLKTEGGMRAVLARMRGSSEDLKEWAAKIPSLTLPALIVWGENDTWIPAENAYNFHEDIAGSKLVILPGCGHLPQEEFPQEFARHVLEFHD